The sequence GCGCCttctgttctcgcgtaaacccactagGGGCcgatgttgactgactgtttgactgacttactgaccaaccaatcaactgacccagcctcctccttctctaaagccaaccaattttatcgattgacccgtcCACCCGCTTTCCTAATCCCAACCaaaaattttcaaaagcaatccagaaaaagaaaagcccttgtttGATTTaaccactttttcagattttaccacattctcaccctgttatttacttgtttatttaattttttggctactgtttttgtcttatctgctttctggaaccgttctacaccggactcgaaccccgacgtcgtggtcaactcctctctgcgtctaaagtctgccgatgtacatgATAAGCTaaatggacaaactggttgcagcaggaaagttgtctacacagaggtaagcggtgaGCTGGTAAGTGCGacaaggaacggcgtcataccgcccaatagcgttcgtttaaaaaattaaatgcagccatgcgtacctctgactacataattcacggtctccgGAAACCTATATagttttcagagtgagcctgtgttggattggTCAGTCACATTATTTTGTAGTCAAGTGTGCTTGTATCATGACACATGACAAAAAAttaggtcaagaatcttggtgtgactctggagtcagatctgagtttcaatagtcatgtcaaagcagttagtaaatcagcatactatcatctcaaaaacattgcacaaattaaatgctttgtttccagtgaagacttaaagaaacttgttcatgcttttatcagcagcagagtggattactgtaacggcctcctaacttgccttcccaaaaagacagccaGACAGTcgcagctcatccagaactcaagattctgaccagaagcagaaaatcagagcacatcacacctgtcctcaggtctttacactggctcccagtaatgttcagaatagattttaaagtattattactggtctataaatcactaaatggtcaAGGATCATTGGACTGCTtttattaattcttattttttgcacttttttaaaatttcttatacccatttcttttatttctgtttacgtaaagcattttgaattatcattgtgtatgaaatgtgctagataaataaacttgccttgcctaaatggTGTATTTGACAAATTTTCACCTCTGAAAAATGTTACTTACAGTCTATTTCTCCtcatacattatattaaaatcaTCAATTAAAAAATGAGCTGACCTGCATTTTTTCTCATCCTGGTGATTACTATGGTAAAAAGAGCAACAAGCAGTAAAAGCATAAGTGTCACTGCAATATACATGAGGAGAATCACATTATACCTGTGGTGATGGAGAGATATGTTTGTTAACATCATAGACAACTAGAACTTATTATTCTTTGAACCTTTGTATTTAATTAAGAGATTTAAAGCAAATGCACAATCAGATGTCTTAAATACTTTAGTTCATCCTTGTTGTCTTTTCCAGTGTTAGTCTCTGAGTCTCTGGAACTAAAAATAACATTACTATAGTAAATAAGAAACAGTTTAGTATCAGTCATTATTCTAAATGTTTGAGTAATAATATTCACACTTACACGTGTGCTTCAGGTCTTGAATAAGTAGTCAGAGCTGCTGCGAATAGCAGAAATTGATAGAAAAAATTATTATGGTCTTCTTTTCATTAAAGaaattgtgtgtatgtatgtatgtatgtatgtatgtatgtatgtatatatatatatatatatatatatatatatatatatatatatatacaatttttgggtttctattatattctaatattatccagttttccccaaaaACCACTGAAGACATTATAAGTCTAATatataaaaagtctaaataaaactcatatcattgacaattatttattaaagacaATTATCATGTACAGCAAAACATAACAGAAATGTTCATTTATAGACAGCTGCTGCTTACTGTTTATTGTCTGCATATTTATAAGAGCTGTGTTGGCAGATGGTTGTGTTGTGTTCCTGCAAATCAATGACAAATGATATCTATATTTAGTCACAGTTCAATTTGTGTTGGGGGAAAACATTTGTATAGAAATAAATAGATGATTGATTATCCTGATTTAATAaatcactcacaaacacacattagaGTGACTTCATTAAGTGATTACATTACAAATAAACAACATAAGTGCAGCAAATTCATATAGTAATAATATCACAGtatataaacttgtttttttcttttacaccttgttaacattttttatgtttttgattaAAATATGTGTAACTTACATTTCTGTTTCATGAGTACTTCCTGCAATAGTTGTCAGTACTAAAAGTGAAAAGAGCAAAAATTCAACTTTAGGGCAAAAACCATCAGTTTTACTGCTGAATCTTCTTGTAATTTTATCTTACCTTTGGGTTCAGGTTTAGTGACATTGAGTTGAACAGGAACCTGCAGATCTCCAACAGAGCAGAAATACCATCCAGAATCAGAGAGTCTCAGTCCAGTCATCAACACAGTGAAGGAGCTTTCACCATCATCACTGATCTGCACTGATGAACTCTGGGATGTGTCAGTCTTCTCCTCTTTGAAGCAGCTATGAAGATCTTTAATTCTGCACCACTGTTTGGCTTTAGCCTTATATCTTGAACTGTAGAAACACTGAACACTGACATCATCACCTTCATGTCCAGATACACTGCTGTTCATCACAGACACATCAGGAGCtgaaacacacccacacacacgtaATAGATCACAGGCAGGAGTTGTCGAAAACCACAAATGTATCAGACCTATAGGAATTTCACTGAATGCTCTATTTTAAAGTGCAGAAACTGTTTATAGATTCTTACTATTTTACACAGTGTCtataatgcaacccaggctcattctgaaaagtccgaggacgtttctggagaccgcgaaatacgtcctgggaggtacgtatttttgcagtttttggttttcgcgaatctgcgagaggccgctgtgtgcgctttttcgttCTCAgatgaacccaaccaattttaccgattgacccaataGTATGATCCTGCACAACTGGAGTGGCTGCACTTTCAGGACCGTACGTTTAGGACCACATCTTTAGGACCCTAGTTTTTtgtgacatcgccacctactggattggatgacattgtaaaactgcatttctaAGACCGCATTTCTTTTCGGCAGCGCCACCTATTGGATTGGATGACATTGTAAAACTGCATTACTAGGACCGCATTTCTTTTCGgcagcgccacctactggattggaTGGCACGGTGAACTGCATTTCTAGGACCATATTTAACAACGCCACCTACCGAATTTAATTATATAGTGAAAACTTCAGTTGGAGGACTGGATTCCCAGCGCCACCTACCTGATTGGATGAAATAGCGGAGACTTTtagtagcttttttttttcaaattgtgcttTTTGATGTAAAACGTACCAGAAGTTAAAGTGTGAAACATCTGTTGTGactaacaattttaaattaaaacaaatgaatttacagataaaaaaagaaattaaaaatgtttcttaactttacacaaatgaaaaaaatgagtgCCTTAAAAGACTTGCATTTcttgaaaaatactgtatatggatGAATCCCCTTGGATTAAACTAATTAGCTCAGTATCAggacaaatacattaaaaataaaatataatcagcaTATGCAGTAACTAATTTAAAACCAGTTTGTAAAGGATGTAGAGAGACATGACAGAGGATTTATTCaagaatgtacatttatttaaacatccacacacaacaGCCACAATAGCACAAAAAGCAGCATTCTTTTAGCTCCTGtgaatgagagagggagagagaatctatatatatatctatatatatatatatatctatatatatatatatatatatatatatatctatatatatatatatatatatatatatatatatatatatatatatatatatatatatatatatatatatatatatataaataaataaacaatgaaaaagtTGAACCATTTGTtatgcaattaaatttaaattaatatttattataagtaataaaaaatatattttaccatgtttaactgtaatatatatttctggTTTAAACTTATGCACTGTTAGGAGAACCAAAAAGCACACCCAACTGCCAGCTGCAAATTTTTAGGTATATAAGAGCAATACCCACCTATTGAATGGTCTCCCTTCTTTCCTagattttttgtcaatttttcgaCTAAATTATTCTACTTCACTGAAATAGAGAACAAGCACTGATGGGTTAATGTAAATATCAGTAACAAAAAGTTtctctgagcattgtgtcaaaataaatcatattctgACCTGTAATGATATTTTGTGCCAGAAAGGTAGACCTGCTCAGCATCATCTAAAGACAAACCCCTTAAGACCCCCAGAGCATGTATGATGGCctatgaaaaaatgattcatttaaatgaactaaTATACCACCACTGAACAGCAAATATCATTATACATGGGTCGATAAATGAGTAACACCCAGCAtgcaatttatatacagtagatttTGTAAGTGCATTATTTGGTCTGGCATACCTCTGGAAAAAGAACATCACAGATAAGCTGCACTTCATCTGTAAACCTCAGTTTTGTTGGTGTCATGTGCAGTACGTCTTTAAGATAAGCAAAGGGATATCTTGCTCTTCCTCACTGTCTATGTAGACAGGCACCTGGAAAGATGCTTGCTTACGCAACCACTTAGAGGGCTTCCCGTTGAGTACACCCTATGGGCAAACAAtggtataaaaacaattatttagagAAACGTATTACACTAAAGACAAAGATGGATAAATGTGAAGATCGGTGAAGTACCGTCAAATGCTCCTCAGACCCCtttaactttacaataaagtccacaattcttttttcctctgttgtggaACAGCCTGAAGGTGAAGTGGGATTTCCTCAGAGATGgcacacttttttggcaccctgtaCACTGGCTTAAGTTTTCCTTGGAGCAAGTTTCTGGCCTCATCGGTCCAGAAGGcaaacttattaaattaaaaataacaagattAATCTAAAATACTGCACAGCTTTTCCCTACACTACATTACCTTACAGCTGCATATAGCATGAAACAACTATTGCAAATATTTCCTATTTATCTTAAGATGACGATGACAgtcattatactttattatacattatcCAGCAAACACATATGATaacatcctatatatatatatatatatatatatatatatatatataaaatggaaaacagcACATGAAATTTTTCAAAAGTGTTACAGAGGTGCCATACCCTTCTATTTTGAAGTCTTATAATTCATGATGTGTCCATTTTCTTCAAGATGAtgagtatacaaacaaacatttaaagtgagaatttttttctaacattttctctaaatcaggggtgtccaaacttagtcctggagggccagtttcatgcaaattttagttccaaccacaatcaaacacgcctgggctagctaatcaagctcttgctaggctttctagaaacatctttacaggtgtgttgaggcaagttggagctaaaatctgcaggacaccggacctccaggaccgtttGGACATCGCTGCTTTAAACAAACTTACCTCCTGGAATTCAATTGCCACACCGGTCACAGAGCAAAGGGTATACTGCAATAGAAAAGATGGAAAAGCTTTTATTCACAGTGTTGACAAAGGCTTGTTTATACTTAGTTAAAAACCTTAGACCTCACCATAAGCATAAAAACCCCACATTCATTACCACAGCTCTGGCGTGGCAAGccctaaaagtaacaaaaaaagatACAGATGAAAGCCACTGTCTATCTCTTGTAgttatatttgtttgaaatagCCATTTGTTTAGTCACAGCAACATCATGCCCAGTCTTCTCAGTCCAGTTTCCAGGATCAATTTGTTGTCCAAGATTTCtacaaaaaaaggaaagaaaaggatAAGAACGCAGGCTGAGAATATCAGTACAGTCTATAGGAACGTAGGCAAAATATACCAGTACAGCCTATAAGAACACAGGCAAAATACACCAGTACAGCCTATAGGAACGTAGTCAAAATATATCAGTATAGCCTATAGGAATGCAGTCAAAATATATCAGTACAGCCTGTGTACTGTATCATATAGCATGTGTACTGTATCATACAGCATCTCTTCAATTCAGGCAGGGATCTCCCTTGTTGGATCGTTATATGCATCTTGAAAAAGAGAGAGCCTAATAGTTAGTGTATTTGGTAATTAAATAGCTGCATACTATGAATAATTTCTTAAGAATTAACAAATAGTTAGTTCATCACTTGCTAAGCATTAAATCTACAATAACAGACATTAGTAAGTAGTTTAAATACAGCTGCAGATGCtgtattctttatttataatgcaattcttttttcaataatgaagtattgcattatttacataccagttatttaagagtaattGGTGCTTTAGTGATTAATGAACATGTATACatcttatttttcaggcatagagtaatagttactctgtaaattaataaatctgGTATTAGCTCAACTtcttagttttgtgacctaatctaaagtgtggaatatttatgatttgtagatctcttataaatgacaaggctcagtatcaaatgaaaaaaaatctttgttatttttaagtaagaataacattacattttaaaaattaaatttgataaaacatcaaaatatcactatttcgcaatatgataaaacatttttaatgttatgctgtggtttaaactgtacagtaatgtTATCTTTagattgcaaagatttgtttttttatttgattttgtaaagttttattttttattgttttgttttaatcactgtcattcatttgcttaaataatacttaattttgtaatgaaacaaaaataatgaaatgaaacaaataattaacaaatacaaaaaaaacaagcaagcacATCATAGAGGTGCTATTAATTCAAGAATACAGCTAGCATttgtaactgtatttataaactgcttaactatgtctattaatgtagatttaatgctaaacaaataataaagtaataagttaaccatttgttaatgcttaataatttatagtatgcagtttttataaagtgttacccaacagTTTGAGATAACCTCAGCGAAAATATTCCTATAGTTTGTTTTCAATTATATTGGCCATCACTTCATATTGGCCAGGTAGATAGACATTAACATGCCTACACAATAAACATAGATATTAATGTGTAGACATAATACATGATAATAAGACTCTATATGGTCAaggcctgatttatacttggctAATGTGATAAAACAATGAGTAGAAGACGTTTTCACacttttacagaaaaatataggTAAATCTGAAACATCTCACACATCAacgtactttttaaaatgattagccgTTAAGTCAACACGCCATTAAATCAACAGTTTCATTAAACCATGGCCACGAATTGAGAAcgttgtaatatttaatacaattagaaAATGTATTCCCAATTCGTGGGAAAAATGGATTAATAGTTAGCAGCTCTCATTTTACCTGTGTAAACTTCTCCACACTCAATATTATTagattttcttctggaaaaaaaaattgtcgcATATCGTAACATAACTTTCCACAATTTTTGTCCGAGACCCTTGAAACTGGGGTAAATCGTGCGGGCTAATCGGGCATTTTTGCATAGACTTTGCACAGTATAAATCACAGTATAAATCAACAGTACTAAATAAACACcttcttttacagtttaaaataaaacctaaaagaaAATCGGTACTCACATTATTCTTGCTATCCATGTCGTCCATCTTATTAGAGCGTCTATGATCTAATCCGGCAGGTGGCGATGTCACAAAAAACTAGGGTCCTAAAGATGCGGTCCTAAACGTACGGTCCTGAAAGTGCTGCCACTCCAGTTGTGCAGGATCACCCTTctcgattgacccacccaacaatttacaaaagccgtccagaaaaagaaaagccctcgtctgatttttttaccacgttttcgggttttaccacattttcaccctgttatgaacttcttcactttatttcttggattctgttttagtcttacctgatttctggaactgctcttccccggtctcgaacccggtcgtcatggtcagctcctctctgcatctcaagtccaccggcgTACAGGACGGGCTAACCGGACAAACTAGATGCgacgggaaagccctccacatgaaggtaagcagtcagtcggtaagcgctaaaaggaacggcgtcataccaccccgcagcgttcgcttaaaaaataaaatacagccatacgtacctctgtctacatatttcgcggtctccagaaacgtcctcgggactatgttttcagaatgagcctgggttgctataATAAGTCTTGCAGAGCTGTAATATACACAAAACACTATTGCTTATTTTTAAAAGGGGAGAGACTGCTCGTAAATATAGAAGTTGAAGTTATGTCACGTATAGatcagcacccagaggaaacccaagccaacacggggaaaacatgcaaactccacaaagaaatgccaactgacccgggactcaaaccagcaaccttcttgctgtgaggcaccagtgctaacctctgagccactgtgccgccccagaCTTATCTTACTCCTGAACAAATTACTTTTAATAATGAACTAAAACCATGTGATAACCATCTATTTACTAAACAAAGGATTTGTATAAGAGGCCTCTTAATTTAGTGAATCTAAACATGAATTATTTAATGCAGTGTCTGATCTGATTCACTTGACAATCTCCTCCTAGAAACTGATTGCTAATAGGAATCAGAGTCAGATTAGAGATTATCTGACACAAGAACAGATATGATATCTCCACAAATGTACATTAGACCAGTACTTGGGGCCACATGCAATTCTAAACTTCTTGTCCTTTTTCCGTTCTTTTGTGAACAAATATACACATCTATCACACTCAAGACAATCACATTATTGACACATTATTTATCTGTCAGAAAAAGAAGCAAATTTAAAGGCATTCTTTACCTGATTGTACCGTCAGATACACATAATAACCAGCATCTACGGTCCCATAGCCACCGATCTCCACAGCACACCAGTAATATCCAGAGTCTGACGGCTGCAGATTCTGCCATTCCACTGTGAAGATACTCTGAGCTGGATAATCAGTGATGGAAAATTTTGTTCTGTTTCCATTAGCATATGCTAATATACTGCAAGAGCTCCAAACTGACCCCTGACACCAGtatttatgattttctttatatttactgTCATATTGACATGGAATAACGCCTGGTGATCCAGATTTCACTTCTATATTCAGATTGTAAATCCAAAATCCATCTGTAGACAAGAATGAGTGTAGAAAAAAGCTCATAAACTGCACATTACATACTGAAGCAAACATATACTGAAGGATATCTAGCATTTACAGTCATAAATACAACTATTATAACACTTTAAGTCAACAACAAACCGTATAacggtttaataataataattatattcagAAAGAATTATAGTAGTTTACCTGAGACGTGAAGTAAAACTCCAGTGAGAATGAGAATGTCATTCATGTCTgcagtggagtgtgtgtgtgtgagagtgacagGAGCTGCTGTTTCAGAGGAAGTACAAAAAACACCATCTGAAACAACACTGATGTGAACAACTGAACAATGGTTGTTCTTCAGCCCACATATAACATCAAACATCACGCCGCTACTGACCAAAACATAACATTTCCCTTCTGAGATAAACAGTCACAGCAAGTGCAGCAACTCTCTGCACATCACAATTATGTAGCCtacataaataacaataaaaaataataattaagcccaatcccaattctaccccttagactTTCCCCTTATTGGTGTgccaattctttttagcttgaaggtatagggctaaggagaaggggTAGATAGATAGCCCTTCAAATTGAGATTTTtagaaaccaaggggtatgaaaatttcccacAATACACctgccacaacggcagtatagcAGCACCcagaagtcaggagatccacaaattagcattttttgtcattattatgaatttttacaacaaacaagcacatgttttaatatattcagcattcgtgttttaccgtcatgcttaaaaaaaaaaagctaaaataaaaccgttacatttcgcgatctataatcctgtcacggattggccaggctcttccaccagtatcacgcaacgagcaccttcacctgagttctaACCACGcccagctgcacccaatcactcagactcactatataagcacacacctcacttcactcattgtccggtctcgttcctacgaagcggactctgagtgaaccacctCCTGGGTTTCACTCCCCTGTGATCTCAGCATttatacttacctttactctgtttccttccagtctgtccagtgttcccggtgtcctgtcagggttgtgtgtatcgtcagtctgtcttccccgcaagccctctggtgtgtgcattcggtcatcctcagtatctgtcatcccacctgccacagaggatcatcagttccaccgaaCTCCATTCACCTCTCAATAATAATCCATTTATGCTCAACTGttgtaataaacatcatttatacttactccccttgtttgtccgtctgcttccgtaacaaatccctaataataactcctgtatagcagtcccacaacattctgacactcgaataccctgtcagaaaagtctagtggctgtgaatgacctttttacagtgtctgctataatctTAATGTtgcttttttgtgtttacattgatgaacaTGGCCActatgtaaatgcacagtatagttacgatcttattaccacattagatcgttatgataacatgatatatgccttctgtgatttcctgaagataaataccaaaaaatagcacaactggaataactacagcagtcgctatCGTCTGATTTCATATGAACATGAGATCACGATGACatgtgatgacgtgtgcaggtgctgtaatgctgttccaattcttaggggtaaattttgaaggccTTCCCCTTCACCGTCAGttttaaggggaaggggtacaaaaatagaattgggattgggcctaattagCAAGCTACACTTCTGAAAAATACGTAATGTACAAAGGTGTTTTATGGGTGCTCTAATTCAGCACAAAACCACACACAAGTACAGGAAATATTCATGCACAGACTGACCTTTGCTCTGCTTGCATCTCTGTTCAGCATATAGAAATCAACACGAGTGGGTCAAAAATGAGCAGGTGTAGAAAACCACATCGCGCCACATATACCGCTAGCTGCAAGAATGCATTTCTTGTTGTGGAAATTTGCTAAAGTGCAAGTTGAAGAACACCAGCATCTCATGTGTGCTCATGCAGAGTATCACGTTTCTTGAGTTTCCCCTTGATGCATAACGTTCATCTTTCTAGATGTTCAGTTATTCTATCTAATTGTTATACTGTATTACAGCACCATGAAGtgaacaagaacaacaaaaccTCACACATAATTAAAGTCTAATAGTTCAATGACCTTTTTAAATTTGAAAACTgctacattattttatattaaatactataaaTTGTTGGTTCGAcgtgcccttaacatgcatcacagttcattttttgcagtttcatgTGGATGTAGATATTTCTTAAACAAAGAAAACTTTGGACAGGGGGAAACGGGAAAACTGCTTATAAAAATACCAGTGTACATGTGTGTAAGGCCTGGGTTCACTTCAGGTAGGCACAGGATTGCAGGGGTATCAAATATGTAGATTTACTGATAAACATTTACATGGAAGAACATAGGAATGCCATGGGGTGAAAGCATCAACATAGGGAGAATACCGGACAATAACTGAACCAAACGATGGGGGATAAATACACAGGAACATATTGACACTGATGATACACAGGGGATACATACAGGTGGAACAGATGAACATTAACTAGTGGCAGGAACTGGAACAAAGGAGCAAATGGGGAAGGTCATATGATGAAAACAAGCACACATGGAAGACAGGACCTAACGGTTATAGAAACACAGACATCACACATGAGATGAGCCATCGACATAGGCATCGCAAATACAAtgtgactgttttaaatattgctgATGGAAATGTACTAAGCAGAAAAGAGGTACATTATAAAGCTCTGATACAGATATTGCTCATATTTTGGGTGTAAGAGGTAAAAATCACCAACAAGTGGCACCACACAGAGTAGATGAAAAAGCACTCACTAATTTATTGTGGatattcatgtttttgtttactGTACAATTAAAATCCACAGtaaatattctatttatttatttatttatttatttatttatttatttaaatatcaaaatCTAGCAAAACTGCATTCATGTAGACCCACACTCTAATACAGGGGAGGTAAACTCAATTAGATTgaaggtttgtttgttttgttgttgttttttttatttttagcaattCTAAACTGGCCGATTTTCTTTAGGATAATTTGGATTTAAGATTAAAGATGAGAAGAAATATTACTGAAGTTTTCATCTTCTTTTAAAATGCTGATATGTTGCCTTCATCCTCCATGTAGTCATGAATTAATTCTGTATTATGCCTTAAACAGGCACAGAAACAAATGCATGTCACAAGGTTGCAgtattcaattcattttaaaagtCAGCTGACACATATTTACATAGCAACAgctttaatacatttaaactgatcatctgcatgcattaattccagaaatgtcattttgccatcaaattcaaaacacataCTCAGGAGATGTGTGGCGTTTGACTTTCTATTCTGTACTGCTCCAGGactaatttcatatatttgttttcatatatttgtttaaaataaatttcatttatatattttgtacattatttCAGCATCtatagcttttttgtttttgttttgaacattttaaactCTAGATGATGGGTAATAAAGCCCAGAGTGTCTgctttccaaagatacatgaactgtggATGTAGACTGATCTTTTCAGCAACTCTTATTGTTTTGTTTGGGATGGTCATTTTTGAGAATGTGCCTCTGACAGTGAGGTAAATATAGTCTCAGAAAACATTTGACAGAAATCTTATTTTTTTCATGCTACTGTCTcttaatcaaatttaaaatataaactcatgagacacttaTTTTTTCTAAGTTATTACATGACTGGTTTCATGTGTTTGCatgtggaaaaacaaatattgaacacagtaCTATTTGTCTTTCTCATTACTTCCTAATgtatatctgtttatatttttagcAAACTTTCTAGATGGATCATAGTAAAGGTCAAAGTGTaatctttccaatgatacctcatttttgtttgtagctcgctggggtcaagaactgttactatttaaaattAGGTACAGTAGGTATAAATCCCCAGaggtgagtgctggctaacaggctAAGCACTGAAATCAAGAATCATTTATCATTGTAATCGCTTTAATAAAGAACAGTAATTACTCTTTATTTTTGCGTAATTTACTCTAATTTACACcatttttatttagcttgttttaagaaataacacacttaattttgacattatttcggAAAACAAAGTACGTTTTACTTGTCTTGAAGATGCATCTTGAGTTTAGAATTTTTagct is a genomic window of Danio aesculapii chromosome 2, fDanAes4.1, whole genome shotgun sequence containing:
- the LOC130213679 gene encoding polymeric immunoglobulin receptor-like produces the protein MNDILILTGVLLHVSDGFWIYNLNIEVKSGSPGVIPCQYDSKYKENHKYWCQGSVWSSCSILAYANGNRTKFSITDYPAQSIFTVEWQNLQPSDSGYYWCAVEIGGYGTVDAGYYVYLTVQSAPDVSVMNSSVSGHEGDDVSVQCFYSSRYKAKAKQWCRIKDLHSCFKEEKTDTSQSSSVQISDDGESSFTVLMTGLRLSDSGWYFCSVGDLQVPVQLNVTKPEPKVLTTIAGSTHETEMNTTQPSANTALINMQTINTALTTYSRPEAHVSRDSETNTGKDNKDELKYLRHLIVHLL